A window from Mya arenaria isolate MELC-2E11 chromosome 9, ASM2691426v1 encodes these proteins:
- the LOC128245380 gene encoding heat shock 70 kDa protein 12B-like yields MSETRINEIIVAAIDFGTTFSGYAYSYRKEYLRDPLQIYSNRWDGQILPQAPTVLLFNSEKTESYFGFEAEEKYDGLIKRKEHKDWRYFRFKMDLHREKKLTRKMTIKDAQGRNMPAVEVFAAAIRHLKNHFMEQAKLRVKIQENEVRWVITVPAIWSDDAKEFMVVAAEMVCRHTSFKMQPYNSSIRGFFMVI; encoded by the exons ATGAGTGAAACgagaataaatgaaataattgttgCGGCGATAGATTTTGGAACGACATTTTCTGGTTACGCCTACTCTTATAGGAAGGAGTACTTACGAGATCCACTTCAG ATATATTCAAATCGCTGGGATGGCCAGATTCTTCCGCAAGCCCCTACTGTGCTACTGTTCAACAGTGAAAAGACGGAATCTTACTTCGGATTTGAG GCGGAAGAGAAATACGATGGactaataaaaagaaaagaacatAAAGACTGGCGATATTTTCGGTTCAAAATGGATCTTCACAGAGAGAAA AAACTCACACGGAAAATGACTATAAAAGATGCACAAGGGAGAAATATGCCTGCGGTGGAAGTTTTTGCCGCTGCCATTAGACATTTGAAGAATCATTTTATGGAGCAGGCTAAGCTGAGGGTAAAAATCCAGGAGAATGAAGTTCGTTGGGTGATCACCGTCCCTGCTATCTGGAGTGATGATGCCAAAGAATTCATGGTTGTGGCGGCAGAAATGGTTTGTCGTCATACTTCGTTTAAAATGCAACCATATAATTCGTCGATACGAGGCTttttcatggttatttaa
- the LOC128245379 gene encoding heat shock 70 kDa protein 12B-like, giving the protein MPANTVFAAAMRHLKNHFMEQAQERVELEKHEVRWVITVPAIWNDAAKQVMIEAAKLAGTRKDKLTLAYEPEAAAIYCKQIRLANLREQGKDATIQPFPPGFKFLVLDLGGGTVDITAHEVQRDGTLQALIEPSGGEWGGTLVDDGFLRIFEGLFGTDFMTDLKTNIKIADSKRELDAEIEIKKKTIVGKRHKNFKAEGVITFRLPHAMKKAKKSAQLKSALASEHFMGKLSLKRIKFGFTIPSCCLPLKIQFQK; this is encoded by the exons ATGCCTGCGAACACAGTTTTTGCCGCTGCCATGAGACATTTGAAAAACCATTTTATGGAACAGGCTCAAGAAAGGGTTGAGCTCGAGAAGCATGAAGTTCGATGGGTGATTACCGTCCCTGCAATCTGGAACGATGCTGCTAAACAAGTCATGATAGAAGCGGCTAAATTG GCTGGAACAAGAAAAGATAAATTAACACTTGCATACGAGCCGGAAGCTGCGGCTATTTACTGCAAACAAATAAGACTTGCAAACCTTAGAGAACAGGGCAAAGATGCAACAATTCAACCATTTCCGCCGGGATTTAAGTTTCTCGTTCTCGATCTTGGAG GTGGAACTGTTGACATTACCGCACATGAAGTGCAAAGAGACGGCACTCTGCAGGCACTGATTGAACCTTCAGGCGGTGAATGGGGAGGCACCCTTGTCGATGATGGTTTTTTACGTATATTCGAAGGCCTCTTTGGGACGGATTTTATGACAGACCTaaagacaaatattaaaatcgCTGACTCCAAACGTGAACTGGATGccgaaattgaaataaaaaagaaaacaattgttGGAAAAAGGCATAAGAACTTCAAGGCTGAAGGCGTTATTACATTTAGACTACCACATGCAATGAAGAAAGCAAAAAAGTCTGCTCAGTTGAAAAGCGCTCTGGCTAGCGAACATTTCATGGGAAAGCTGAGCTTAAAGAGGATAAAATTCGGATTCACAATTCCTTCTTGTTGTCTGCCTTTGaaaattcagtttcaaaaatAG